Proteins from one Telopea speciosissima isolate NSW1024214 ecotype Mountain lineage chromosome 1, Tspe_v1, whole genome shotgun sequence genomic window:
- the LOC122658833 gene encoding UDP-galactose/UDP-glucose transporter 2-like: protein MKKEEQARSLFGISLSDKPKWKQFLLCSSGFFFGYLVNGVCEEYVYNRLQFSYGWYFTFVQGFVYLALLYLQGFTTKQMVNPWKTYVKLSAVLMGSHGLTKGSLAFLNYPAQLMFKSTKVLPVMVMGAFIPGLRRKYSPLEYFSAVLLVVGLILFTLADANSSPNFSVIGVIMVIGALVMDAFLGNLQEAIFTLNPETTQMEMLFCSTVVGLPFLIPPMVLTGELFKAWNSCWQHPYVYGVLVFEAMATFVGQVSVLSLIAIFGAATTAMVTTARKAVTLLLSYLIFTKPLTEQHGTGLLLIAMGIIMKLLPENNTKATASPAIPKMGKYSFKEGDPSNNNQEDEEKRSLV from the exons ATGAAAAAGGAGGAACAAGCTCGGTCCCTCTTCGGGATTTCTCTTTCTGATAAACCCAAGTGGAAGCAATTCTTGCTCTGTTCTTCTGGTTTTTTCTTCGGTTACCTCGTTAATGGAGTCTGCGAG GAATACGTTTACAACCGTCTACAGTTCAG TTATGGATGGTACTTCACATTCGTACAGGGCTTCGTCTATCTGGCATTGTTATACTTACAGGGCTTTACCACCAAACAGATGGTGAACCCATGGAAGACCTATGTGAAGCTCTCCGCAGTTCTAATGGGATCTCATGGATTAACCAAGGGTTCTTTGGCTTTTCTCAACTACCCTGCTCAGCTCATGTTCAAATCCACAAAG GTGCTTCCGGTGATGGTAATGGGTGCTTTCATTCCAGGTCTTAGACGAAAGTATTCACCTCTGGAATACTTTTCTGCTGTGCTTCTTGTAGTGGGTCTGATCCTCTTCACCTTAGCCGATGCTAATTCCTCTCCTAACTTCAGTGTGATCGGTGTTATAATGGTGATTGGTGCTTTGGTCATGGATGCCTTCCTGGGTAATTTGCAGGAGGCAATATTTACCTTGAATCCCGAAACTACACAG ATGGAGATGCTTTTCTGCTCAACTGTAGTTGGGTTGCCTTTCTTGATTCCACCCATGGTTTTGACAGGGGAATTGTTCAAAGCCTGGAATTCATGCTGGCAG CATCCATATGTATATGGAGTGCTAGTGTTTGAAGCAATGGCAACCTTCGTTGGTCAAGTCTCAGTATTATCTCTCATTGCCATTTTTGGTGCTGCTACCACAGCCATG GTGACGACTGCTAGAAAGGCTGTGACTCTACTGTTATCATACCTGATATTCACAAAGCCTTTAACTGAACAACATGGGACAGGGCTGTTGCTCATAGCTATGGGCATCATAATGAAGCTTTTGCCTGAGAACAACACCAAAGCTACTGCTTCCCCAGCCATTCCCAAGATGGGGAAGTATTCCTTCAAAGAAGGGGACCCTTCAAATAACAATCAAGAGGATGAAGAAAAGAGGTCTTTAGTATGA